The Ignatzschineria rhizosphaerae genome contains a region encoding:
- a CDS encoding nucleoside deaminase, giving the protein MHQKYLEEAVNITLENIREGGRPFGAVIVKEGKIIARAVNTMLHDHDPTAHAEMSAIRKAGKMLESVDLTGCVVYASGEPCPMCQAAMYMAGIREAYFVFSNDDGEPYNLSTKTIAEEMKKDPQDRTGFTFQEVTKAEKEKYVDLYALWHQLQ; this is encoded by the coding sequence ATGCATCAGAAATATTTAGAAGAAGCTGTGAATATTACCCTTGAGAATATTAGAGAAGGGGGAAGACCCTTTGGTGCAGTTATTGTGAAAGAGGGGAAGATTATTGCTCGTGCTGTGAATACAATGTTGCATGATCATGATCCGACTGCTCATGCGGAGATGTCTGCTATTCGTAAGGCAGGGAAAATGCTTGAATCTGTCGATCTAACAGGCTGCGTTGTTTATGCTAGTGGTGAGCCTTGCCCAATGTGTCAAGCGGCTATGTATATGGCGGGTATTCGGGAAGCTTATTTTGTATTTTCTAATGATGATGGTGAACCTTATAACCTTTCAACTAAGACAATAGCAGAGGAGATGAAAAAAGATCCTCAAGATCGAACGGGATTTACTTTTCAGGAAGTAACCAAGGCTGAGAAGGAAAAATATGTCGATCTTTATGCCTTATGGCATCAACTGCAATAG